The proteins below are encoded in one region of Aeromonas jandaei:
- the thyA gene encoding thymidylate synthase has protein sequence MRAYLDLMQKILDEGTVKSDRTGTGTVSLFGHQMRFNLAEGFPLVTTKKCHLRSIIHELLWFLNGDTNTAYLKENGVSIWDEWADENGDLGPVYGAQWRSWPTADGGVVDQIQKAVDDIKHNPDSRRIIVSAWNVGELDKMALAPCHAFFQFYVADGKLSCQLYQRSCDVFLGLPFNIASYALLTHMMAQQCGLEVGDFVWTGGDVHLYSNHMEQTALQLTREPRPLPTLVIKRKPDSIFDYKFEDFEIEGYDPHPGIKAPVAI, from the coding sequence ATGAGAGCCTATCTCGACCTGATGCAGAAGATCCTGGACGAGGGGACCGTCAAGTCCGATCGCACCGGTACCGGCACCGTCTCTCTGTTTGGTCATCAGATGCGCTTCAATCTGGCAGAGGGTTTTCCGCTGGTGACCACCAAGAAGTGCCACCTGCGCTCCATCATTCATGAGCTGCTCTGGTTCCTCAATGGCGATACCAACACCGCCTATCTGAAAGAGAACGGCGTCAGCATCTGGGATGAGTGGGCCGACGAGAACGGCGATCTGGGACCGGTTTATGGCGCCCAGTGGCGCTCCTGGCCGACCGCCGACGGTGGCGTGGTGGATCAGATCCAGAAAGCGGTGGATGACATCAAGCACAACCCGGATTCGCGCCGCATCATCGTCTCCGCCTGGAACGTGGGCGAGCTGGACAAGATGGCGCTGGCTCCCTGCCATGCCTTCTTCCAGTTCTACGTGGCGGACGGCAAGCTCTCCTGCCAGCTCTACCAGCGCAGCTGTGACGTGTTCCTCGGCTTGCCGTTCAACATTGCCAGCTATGCTTTGCTGACCCATATGATGGCCCAGCAGTGTGGTCTGGAAGTGGGTGACTTTGTCTGGACCGGCGGCGATGTGCACCTCTACTCCAACCACATGGAGCAGACTGCACTGCAGCTCACCCGTGAGCCGCGTCCGCTGCCAACTCTGGTGATCAAGCGCAAGCCGGACTCCATCTTCGATTACAAGTTCGAGGATTTCGAGATAGAGGGTTATGACCCCCATCCCGGCATCAAGGCGCCCGTCGCCATCTGA